The proteins below are encoded in one region of Nocardioides marmorisolisilvae:
- the truB gene encoding tRNA pseudouridine(55) synthase TruB, with amino-acid sequence MTEPTPGLVIVDKPAGLTSHDVVSRVRRLAGTRKVGHAGTLDPMATGVLVVGIGRATRLLGHLLVTDKAYDATVVLGAATSTDDAEGEVLRRCDPSAVTVAAVADGVAAMVGDIDQVPSSVSAIKVDGRRAYDRVRAGERVDLPARRVRIDAIDITRIELPEVDLTVRCSSGTYVRAIARDLGDTLGVGGHLTALRRTAVGPFTLADAHTLEELAESFALLPIADVARRCFRTVAVDAAQAVAVGFGRRLDLRLPEPGPVALFGPDGAFLALYEERDGQAVAVAVFC; translated from the coding sequence GTGACGGAGCCGACCCCAGGCCTGGTGATCGTCGACAAGCCCGCGGGCCTCACGTCCCATGACGTGGTCTCGCGGGTTCGTCGTCTGGCCGGCACCCGCAAGGTCGGGCACGCCGGCACTCTTGACCCGATGGCCACGGGAGTCCTCGTCGTGGGCATCGGCAGGGCCACCCGGTTGCTGGGCCACCTGCTGGTCACCGACAAGGCGTACGACGCCACTGTGGTGCTCGGTGCCGCCACCAGCACCGACGACGCCGAGGGGGAGGTGCTTCGTCGGTGCGACCCGTCGGCAGTCACGGTCGCGGCGGTCGCCGACGGCGTCGCTGCGATGGTCGGGGACATCGACCAGGTGCCGTCATCGGTCTCCGCGATCAAGGTCGATGGCCGGCGTGCCTACGACCGGGTGCGCGCGGGGGAGCGGGTGGATCTTCCCGCCCGGCGGGTGCGGATCGACGCGATCGACATCACCCGCATCGAGCTGCCCGAGGTCGATCTGACCGTGCGGTGCTCCAGCGGGACCTACGTCCGCGCGATCGCGAGGGACCTCGGCGACACGCTCGGGGTGGGCGGGCACCTGACCGCGCTCCGGCGTACCGCCGTCGGGCCGTTCACCCTCGCCGACGCCCACACGCTCGAGGAGCTGGCGGAGAGCTTCGCGCTGCTGCCGATCGCCGACGTGGCCCGGCGCTGCTTCCGGACGGTCGCTGTCGATGCCGCTCAGGCGGTCGCGGTCGGGTTCGGCCGTCGCCTCGATCTCCGTCTCCCGGAGCCCGGCCCGGTCGCACTGTTCGGACCTGATGGCGCCTTCCTGGCCCTCTACGAGGAGCGCGATGGCCAGGCCGTCGCGGTGGCCGTCTTCTGCTGA
- the infB gene encoding translation initiation factor IF-2, with protein sequence MAKVRVSELAKEYGVPSKEVLTLLTDMGEFVKSASSGVEPPVVQRFKDTHGAALIAKKEAAEAKKAAKKAPAKKDAAPPAPAEVDEIAAATEAPAEPVSEAPEEAAAAPTAPAPTEQAAPSTPSAPRPGPRVVPSAPADEAPAAEAETPSAPPAEEPPAASGPRPAAPRPAPRPGAPRPGNNPFSSTQGMGRRPSTPPTGDRAARPPAARDGAPGRPGMPRPNPAMMPKSPAAFGGGPGGRPAPGRAGGPGGRGGAPARGGAPGRPGAPARGGFGGPPGGGGGPAGRGRPGGRGSTQGAFGRPGGPSRRGRKSRRARRQEFEQMEAPTIGGVRVRKGNGETVRLTRGASLTDFAEKINVDPASLVQMLFSLGEMVTATESVNDETLELLGEELNYVVEVVSPEDEDRELLESFDIEFGVDEGAEADLAVRPPVVTVMGHVDHGKTKLLDALRSANVVAGEAGGITQHIGAYQVATEVDGAERRITFIDTPGHEAFTAMRARGSQSSDIAVLVVAADDGVMPQTVEALNHARAAGVPIVVAVNKIDKPDADPTKVRGQLTEYGLVPEEYGGDAMFVDVSAKSELNLDKLLEAIVLTADASLDLRANPDQDAQGLVVEAHLDRGRGPVATVLVQRGTLRVGDSIVAGPAHGRVRAMLDEYGENIEEATPSRPAMVLGLSGVPGAGQNFLVVEDDRMARQIAEKREARERAALQAKRRVRRTLEDFMASMEKGESQELNLILKGDVSGSVEALEDSLAKIDVGDEVSLRVIDRGVGAITETNVDLAAASDAIIIGFNVRPQGKATERADKEGVEIRYYSVIYQAIEEIEAALKGMLKPEYEEVSLGQAEIRAIFRSSRIGNIAGCMVTSGTIRRNARVRLIRDGAVVVESAELASLRREKDDVSEAREGFECGLVIKGFNDIKEGDIVEAFELREIPRS encoded by the coding sequence GTGGCCAAGGTCCGAGTAAGTGAACTCGCCAAGGAATATGGCGTCCCGAGCAAGGAAGTCCTGACCCTCCTGACCGACATGGGGGAGTTCGTCAAGTCGGCGTCCTCGGGCGTCGAGCCGCCGGTCGTCCAGCGGTTCAAGGACACCCACGGCGCCGCCCTGATCGCCAAGAAGGAAGCCGCCGAGGCCAAGAAGGCCGCGAAGAAGGCGCCCGCGAAGAAGGATGCCGCCCCCCCGGCGCCGGCCGAGGTCGATGAGATCGCTGCGGCCACCGAGGCTCCGGCGGAGCCGGTGTCGGAGGCTCCCGAGGAGGCAGCCGCGGCTCCCACCGCGCCTGCGCCGACGGAGCAGGCAGCACCCTCGACGCCCTCCGCACCCCGGCCGGGTCCGCGCGTGGTGCCCTCCGCGCCCGCCGACGAGGCGCCCGCTGCTGAGGCCGAGACGCCCAGCGCGCCACCCGCCGAGGAGCCACCGGCTGCCTCGGGCCCTCGTCCTGCTGCGCCGCGCCCGGCCCCGCGCCCGGGTGCCCCGCGTCCGGGCAACAACCCGTTCTCCTCGACCCAGGGCATGGGGCGTCGTCCGTCGACGCCGCCCACGGGTGACCGCGCGGCGCGTCCGCCGGCAGCCCGTGACGGCGCCCCGGGTCGTCCGGGCATGCCCCGTCCCAACCCTGCGATGATGCCGAAGTCACCGGCCGCCTTCGGTGGCGGACCGGGTGGGCGACCCGCTCCGGGTCGCGCAGGCGGCCCCGGTGGTCGCGGCGGGGCCCCTGCGCGCGGAGGCGCTCCGGGGCGTCCCGGGGCTCCGGCCCGTGGCGGTTTCGGTGGTCCTCCGGGCGGCGGTGGCGGCCCTGCGGGCCGAGGCCGTCCCGGCGGTCGTGGCTCGACCCAGGGCGCGTTCGGTCGTCCCGGCGGGCCGTCCCGGCGTGGCCGCAAGTCGCGGCGCGCCCGTCGCCAGGAGTTCGAGCAGATGGAGGCGCCGACGATCGGCGGCGTGCGCGTCCGCAAGGGCAATGGCGAGACCGTTCGCTTGACCCGGGGCGCCTCGCTGACCGACTTCGCCGAGAAGATCAACGTCGATCCCGCCTCGCTGGTCCAGATGCTGTTCAGTCTCGGTGAGATGGTCACCGCGACCGAGTCCGTCAATGACGAGACCTTGGAGCTGCTCGGTGAGGAGCTCAACTACGTCGTCGAGGTGGTCTCGCCCGAGGACGAGGACCGCGAGCTGCTGGAGTCCTTCGACATCGAGTTCGGTGTCGACGAGGGCGCCGAGGCCGATCTCGCCGTACGGCCGCCGGTCGTCACGGTGATGGGTCACGTCGACCACGGCAAGACCAAGCTCCTCGACGCGCTGCGCAGCGCGAACGTGGTTGCGGGCGAGGCCGGCGGGATCACCCAGCACATCGGTGCCTACCAGGTGGCCACCGAGGTCGACGGTGCAGAGCGCAGGATCACCTTCATCGACACCCCGGGTCACGAGGCGTTCACCGCCATGCGTGCCCGTGGCTCGCAGTCCTCGGACATCGCAGTGCTGGTGGTCGCCGCCGACGACGGCGTGATGCCGCAGACGGTGGAGGCGCTCAACCACGCCCGCGCCGCCGGGGTCCCGATCGTGGTCGCGGTCAACAAGATCGACAAGCCCGACGCCGACCCGACGAAGGTGCGCGGTCAGCTGACCGAATACGGCCTGGTCCCCGAGGAGTACGGCGGCGACGCGATGTTCGTCGACGTCTCGGCGAAGTCCGAGCTCAACCTCGACAAGCTGCTCGAGGCGATCGTGCTGACCGCCGACGCGTCCCTGGACCTGCGGGCCAACCCCGACCAGGACGCCCAGGGCCTCGTGGTCGAGGCGCACCTGGACCGTGGTCGCGGCCCGGTGGCGACGGTGCTCGTCCAGCGCGGCACGCTGCGGGTCGGGGACTCGATCGTCGCCGGTCCGGCGCACGGCCGGGTCCGCGCGATGCTCGACGAGTACGGCGAGAACATCGAGGAGGCGACCCCCTCGCGTCCGGCGATGGTGCTCGGTCTGTCCGGGGTCCCCGGCGCGGGTCAGAACTTCCTCGTCGTCGAGGACGACCGGATGGCGCGTCAGATCGCCGAGAAGCGGGAGGCCAGGGAGCGTGCAGCGCTGCAGGCCAAGCGCAGGGTCCGTCGTACCCTCGAGGACTTCATGGCGTCCATGGAGAAGGGCGAGAGCCAGGAGCTCAACCTGATCCTCAAGGGCGACGTGTCCGGTTCGGTCGAGGCACTGGAGGACTCGCTGGCCAAGATCGACGTGGGCGACGAGGTGTCGTTGCGCGTCATCGACCGTGGTGTCGGTGCGATCACCGAGACCAACGTCGACCTGGCCGCCGCGTCCGACGCGATCATCATCGGCTTCAACGTCCGCCCGCAGGGCAAGGCGACCGAGCGGGCGGACAAGGAAGGCGTCGAGATCCGCTACTACTCGGTCATCTACCAGGCGATCGAGGAGATCGAGGCAGCCCTGAAGGGCATGCTGAAGCCCGAGTACGAAGAGGTCAGCCTCGGCCAGGCCGAGATCCGGGCCATCTTCCGCTCGTCGCGGATCGGCAACATCGCCGGCTGCATGGTGACCAGCGGCACGATCCGGCGCAACGCCCGGGTGCGGTTGATCCGGGACGGCGCCGTCGTCGTCGAGAGTGCCGAGCTGGCCTCGCTGCGGCGCGAGAAGGACGACGTGTCGGAGGCTCGCGAGGGCTTCGAGTGCGGCCTGGTGATCAAGGGCTTCAACGACATCAAGGAAGGCGACATCGTCGAGGCGTTCGAGCTCCGCGAGATCCCGCGGAGCTGA
- a CDS encoding polyribonucleotide nucleotidyltransferase, whose amino-acid sequence MSEQENAAITTVETVLDNGRFGKRTVKFETGLLARQAAGSVTAYLDDETMLLSATTVGKHPKDQFDFFPLTIDVEERMYAVGQIPGSFFRSEGRPGEDAILTCRLIDRPLRPTFKKGLRNEVQVVITVLALDPDQPYDVLAINAASASTQLSGLPFSGPVGGTRVALIEGQWVAFPSHSQLEGAVFDMVVAGRVTETGDVAIMMVEAEATETTWELVQSGTQAPSEEIVAEGLEAAKPFIKQLCEAQAELAKQAAKPVQEFPIFLDYQDDVYAAVESAAGADLASALTIAGKHEREERLDEIKAALLEKIGPEFEGREKEIGAAFRSVQKSVMRTRVLRDKVRIDGRGPRDIRPLIAEAGVLPRVHGSALFERGETQILGVTTLNMLKMEQQLDTLSPEKSRRYMHKYVFPPFSTGETGRVGSPKRREVGHGALARRALLPVLPTREEFPYAIRQLSEAMGSNGSTSMGSVCASTLSLLQAGVPLKAPVAGIAMGLISGEIDGEQQFVAITDILGAEDAMGDMDFKVAGTADFVTALQLDTKLDGIPAEVLAAALTQAREARLTILGVMAEAIDAPSEMSLNAPRIITVRVPVDKIGEVIGPKGKVINQIQDDTGASLSIEDDGTVYIGATNGEAAEAARAAVNAIANPTMPEVGERYLGTVVKTTNFGAFVSLLPGKDGLLHISKLRALAGGRRVENVDDVVSVGQKIQVEIGEIDDRGKLSLVPVVEGAGEEASDEDAADE is encoded by the coding sequence TTGTCTGAGCAAGAAAACGCTGCCATCACGACCGTGGAGACGGTCCTGGACAACGGCAGGTTCGGAAAGCGCACCGTCAAGTTCGAGACCGGGCTGCTGGCCCGTCAGGCCGCCGGATCGGTGACCGCCTACCTCGATGACGAGACCATGTTGCTGTCGGCCACCACGGTCGGCAAGCACCCCAAGGACCAGTTCGACTTCTTCCCGCTCACCATCGACGTGGAGGAGCGGATGTACGCCGTGGGCCAGATCCCCGGCTCGTTCTTCCGCAGCGAGGGCCGCCCGGGCGAGGACGCGATCCTCACCTGTCGGCTCATCGACCGTCCGCTGCGCCCGACCTTCAAGAAGGGCCTGCGCAACGAGGTCCAGGTCGTCATCACCGTGCTGGCGCTCGACCCCGACCAGCCCTACGACGTGCTCGCGATCAACGCGGCCTCGGCCTCGACCCAGCTCTCGGGGCTGCCCTTCTCGGGTCCCGTCGGTGGCACCCGGGTTGCCCTGATCGAGGGCCAGTGGGTGGCGTTCCCCAGCCACAGCCAGCTCGAGGGCGCCGTCTTCGACATGGTCGTCGCCGGCCGGGTGACCGAGACCGGTGACGTCGCGATCATGATGGTCGAGGCGGAGGCAACCGAGACGACCTGGGAGCTGGTCCAGTCCGGTACCCAGGCGCCCAGCGAGGAGATCGTGGCCGAGGGCCTCGAGGCCGCCAAGCCCTTCATCAAGCAGCTGTGCGAGGCCCAGGCCGAGCTGGCCAAGCAGGCCGCCAAACCGGTCCAGGAGTTCCCGATCTTCCTGGACTACCAGGACGACGTGTACGCCGCCGTGGAGAGCGCTGCGGGAGCGGACCTCGCCTCCGCGCTGACCATCGCCGGGAAGCACGAGCGTGAGGAGCGCCTCGACGAGATCAAGGCGGCGTTGCTGGAGAAGATCGGTCCGGAGTTCGAGGGCCGCGAGAAGGAGATCGGCGCCGCGTTCCGGTCGGTGCAGAAGTCGGTGATGCGGACCCGCGTCCTGCGTGACAAGGTGCGCATCGACGGGCGGGGTCCTCGCGACATCCGTCCGTTGATCGCCGAGGCCGGCGTGCTCCCGCGGGTGCACGGCTCGGCGCTGTTCGAGCGTGGCGAGACCCAGATCCTCGGCGTCACCACGCTGAACATGCTCAAGATGGAGCAGCAGCTCGACACACTCTCCCCGGAGAAGTCGCGTCGCTACATGCACAAGTACGTCTTCCCGCCGTTCTCCACCGGTGAGACTGGTCGGGTCGGCTCGCCGAAGCGCCGCGAGGTCGGCCACGGTGCGCTCGCGCGTCGTGCTCTGCTGCCTGTGCTGCCCACGCGTGAGGAGTTCCCCTACGCGATCCGCCAGCTCTCCGAGGCGATGGGCTCGAACGGCTCCACCTCGATGGGCTCCGTCTGCGCGTCCACCCTGTCCCTGCTGCAGGCGGGTGTGCCGCTGAAGGCGCCCGTCGCGGGCATCGCGATGGGTCTGATCTCCGGTGAGATCGACGGTGAGCAGCAGTTCGTCGCGATCACCGACATCCTCGGTGCCGAGGACGCCATGGGCGACATGGACTTCAAGGTCGCCGGCACCGCGGACTTCGTGACCGCGCTGCAGCTCGACACCAAGCTCGACGGCATCCCCGCCGAGGTGCTCGCCGCCGCGCTCACCCAGGCCAGGGAGGCCCGGCTCACCATCCTCGGTGTGATGGCCGAGGCCATCGACGCGCCGAGCGAGATGTCGTTGAACGCACCGCGGATCATCACGGTGCGAGTGCCGGTGGACAAGATCGGCGAGGTCATCGGTCCCAAGGGCAAGGTGATCAACCAGATCCAGGACGACACCGGGGCGAGCCTGTCCATCGAGGACGACGGCACCGTCTACATCGGCGCCACCAACGGCGAGGCCGCCGAGGCGGCCCGGGCTGCGGTCAACGCGATCGCGAACCCGACCATGCCCGAGGTCGGCGAGCGCTACCTCGGCACGGTCGTCAAGACCACCAACTTCGGTGCGTTCGTGTCGCTGCTCCCGGGCAAGGACGGCCTGCTGCACATCAGCAAGCTGCGTGCCCTGGCGGGTGGTCGGCGTGTCGAGAACGTCGACGACGTGGTCTCGGTCGGTCAGAAGATCCAGGTCGAGATCGGCGAGATCGACGACCGCGGCAAGCTGTCGCTGGTGCCGGTCGTCGAGGGCGCCGGCGAGGAAGCGTCGGACGAGGACGCGGCCGACGAGTGA
- the rbfA gene encoding 30S ribosome-binding factor RbfA: MSSPRVRKIADRIKVIVAEMLERRIKDPRLANDNGHLVTVTDVRVSGDTQQATVFYTVLGGETDLVATEAALDSARGLIRSEVGKQLGMRHVPTIDFVRDALPESARQIDDLLERVRASDAQVAAAASGARYAGEPDPYRKPREAEDSEDDDG, encoded by the coding sequence ATGAGTTCACCGCGCGTGCGCAAGATCGCGGACCGGATCAAGGTGATCGTGGCGGAGATGCTGGAGCGACGGATCAAGGACCCGCGGCTGGCCAACGACAACGGGCACCTGGTCACGGTGACCGATGTACGCGTCTCGGGCGACACCCAGCAGGCGACGGTCTTCTACACCGTGCTCGGCGGGGAGACCGACCTGGTCGCGACCGAGGCGGCGCTCGACTCGGCCCGTGGCCTGATCCGTTCGGAGGTCGGCAAGCAGCTCGGCATGCGGCACGTCCCGACGATCGACTTCGTGCGTGACGCACTGCCCGAGTCGGCTCGCCAGATCGACGACCTGCTCGAACGGGTGCGCGCCTCCGACGCGCAGGTGGCCGCCGCCGCATCGGGCGCCCGGTACGCCGGCGAGCCTGACCCCTACCGCAAGCCGCGCGAGGCGGAGGACTCCGAGGACGACGACGGGTGA
- a CDS encoding M16 family metallopeptidase — MTPLASQQAPGTSRTLVPGVRRTVLPGGLRVVTEQVPGVRSASIGVFVGVGSRDESTSLHGASHFLEHLLFKGTPTRSAMDISVALDTVGGEFNAYTAKEYTCYHARVLDEDLPMVVDVLADMLTSSLISSADVEAEREVILDEIAMHDDDPDDVVHNLFAAASWSGSPLAKPIAGSAESIRSLNRTQINRYYRSRYRPDAMTVAVAGNIEHTTVVRRVRRAFSANGFLSGSATPRAPRLAARSRSSRPGSVRADRPFEQVNLVLGMGGITRSDPRRHALGILNTALGGGSSSRLFQEVREARGLAYSVYSFASSYSDAGVVGVSAGTLPGKADELITVVRDQLVRIAETGIDEDELARGKGQLRGGLVLSLEDTASRMTRLGEAELFQERLLSLDEVLERIDAVTLDDVRTLARAIFTRPETLAVVGPA; from the coding sequence GTGACGCCACTTGCTTCACAGCAGGCGCCGGGGACCAGCAGGACGCTGGTCCCCGGCGTTCGCCGTACGGTGCTCCCGGGTGGCCTGCGCGTGGTCACCGAGCAGGTCCCCGGCGTGCGCTCCGCCTCGATCGGCGTCTTCGTCGGCGTCGGCTCTCGTGACGAGTCGACCAGCCTGCACGGCGCCTCGCACTTCCTCGAGCACCTGCTGTTCAAGGGGACGCCGACCCGCAGCGCGATGGACATCTCGGTGGCGCTCGACACGGTCGGCGGCGAGTTCAACGCCTACACCGCCAAGGAGTACACCTGCTACCACGCGCGGGTCCTCGACGAGGACCTCCCGATGGTCGTCGACGTGCTCGCCGACATGCTCACCTCGTCGCTGATCAGCAGCGCCGACGTCGAGGCCGAGCGCGAGGTGATCCTCGACGAGATCGCCATGCATGACGACGACCCCGACGACGTGGTGCACAACCTTTTCGCCGCGGCCTCGTGGTCGGGCAGCCCGCTCGCGAAGCCGATCGCGGGCAGCGCCGAGTCGATCCGTTCGCTGAATCGCACGCAGATCAACCGCTACTACCGCAGCCGCTACCGGCCCGATGCGATGACCGTCGCGGTGGCCGGCAACATCGAGCACACGACCGTCGTACGCCGGGTGCGGCGGGCGTTCTCCGCCAACGGGTTCCTGAGCGGGTCCGCGACTCCCCGCGCGCCACGGCTCGCCGCGCGGTCGCGCAGCAGCCGGCCGGGATCGGTCCGGGCGGACCGGCCCTTCGAGCAGGTCAACCTGGTGCTGGGGATGGGCGGCATCACCCGCTCCGACCCACGCCGGCACGCGCTCGGCATCCTCAACACCGCCCTGGGCGGCGGATCGTCCTCGCGGCTGTTCCAGGAGGTGCGCGAGGCACGCGGCCTGGCCTACTCGGTCTACTCGTTCGCGTCGAGTTATTCCGACGCCGGCGTCGTCGGTGTGTCGGCCGGCACGCTACCGGGCAAGGCCGATGAGCTGATCACGGTCGTGCGCGACCAGCTGGTGCGGATCGCCGAGACCGGGATCGATGAGGACGAGCTGGCCCGCGGCAAGGGTCAGCTGCGCGGCGGCCTGGTGCTGAGCCTCGAGGACACCGCGTCCCGGATGACCCGGCTGGGCGAGGCCGAGCTCTTCCAGGAGCGGCTGCTCTCGCTCGACGAGGTGCTCGAGCGGATCGACGCCGTCACCCTCGACGACGTCCGCACCCTGGCCAGGGCGATCTTCACCCGGCCCGAGACACTCGCCGTGGTTGGCCCCGCCTGA
- the nusA gene encoding transcription termination factor NusA, with product MDIDMSILRMLEREKEISFDVLVEAIEQALLTAYHKTPGAQQEARVHLDRKSGHVTVLAKELDDEGNPVGEYDDTPEGFGRIAATTAKQIMLQRLRDAEDERKYGEFAGSEGDIVSGVIQQGRDPHDVMVDLGKLEALLPLGEQVPGEDYSHGSRIKCLVVSVRRGLRGPQVMLSRSHPGLVRKLFALEVPEIADGTVEIAAIAREAGHRTKIAVTCSTPGVNPKGACIGPMGQRVRNVMNELHGEKIDIVDWSDDPATFVGNALSPARVSSVTVVDAEARSARVVVPDYQLSLAIGKEGQNARLAARLTGWRIDIRSDEAAPEGS from the coding sequence ATGGACATCGACATGAGCATCCTGCGGATGCTGGAGCGCGAGAAGGAGATCTCCTTCGACGTCCTCGTCGAGGCGATCGAGCAGGCGCTGCTGACGGCGTACCACAAGACGCCGGGGGCCCAGCAGGAGGCGCGGGTGCACCTCGACCGCAAGTCCGGGCACGTGACGGTCCTCGCCAAGGAGCTTGACGACGAGGGCAATCCGGTGGGGGAGTACGACGACACCCCGGAGGGATTCGGTCGGATCGCCGCGACCACGGCGAAACAGATCATGCTGCAGCGACTGCGCGACGCCGAGGATGAGCGCAAGTACGGCGAGTTCGCCGGCTCGGAGGGTGACATCGTCTCCGGCGTCATCCAGCAGGGGCGCGACCCCCACGACGTCATGGTCGACCTCGGCAAGCTCGAGGCGCTCCTCCCCCTGGGCGAGCAGGTGCCGGGCGAGGACTACTCCCACGGCTCGCGGATCAAGTGCCTGGTCGTCAGTGTGCGCCGCGGGCTACGCGGGCCGCAGGTGATGCTCTCGCGCAGCCACCCGGGCCTGGTCCGCAAGCTGTTCGCGCTCGAGGTCCCGGAGATCGCCGACGGCACCGTGGAGATCGCCGCGATCGCCCGTGAGGCCGGGCACCGCACCAAGATCGCGGTCACCTGCAGCACCCCGGGCGTGAACCCCAAGGGTGCGTGCATCGGGCCGATGGGGCAGCGGGTGCGCAACGTGATGAACGAGCTGCACGGCGAGAAGATCGACATCGTGGACTGGTCCGATGACCCGGCCACGTTCGTCGGCAACGCCCTCAGCCCGGCCCGGGTCAGCAGCGTCACGGTCGTCGACGCCGAGGCCAGGTCGGCGCGCGTCGTCGTACCCGACTATCAGCTGTCGCTGGCGATCGGCAAGGAGGGACAGAACGCCCGCCTCGCCGCTCGGCTCACCGGGTGGCGCATCGACATCCGCAGCGACGAAGCCGCTCCGGAGGGCTCGTGA
- the rpsO gene encoding 30S ribosomal protein S15, with protein sequence MSIGTDAETKKKIIAEYATVEGDTGSPEVQIALLSHRISHLTEHLKQHKHDHHSRRGLLLLVGQRRRLLNYLEKTEIERYRSIVQRLGLRR encoded by the coding sequence GTGTCGATCGGTACTGACGCTGAGACCAAGAAGAAGATCATCGCCGAGTACGCCACCGTAGAAGGCGACACCGGCTCCCCGGAGGTGCAGATCGCGCTGCTGTCGCACCGCATCTCCCACCTGACCGAGCACCTCAAGCAGCACAAGCACGACCACCACAGCCGTCGTGGTCTGCTGCTGTTGGTGGGTCAGCGCCGTCGGCTGCTGAACTACCTCGAGAAGACCGAGATCGAGCGCTACCGCTCGATCGTGCAGCGCCTCGGCCTGCGCCGATGA
- a CDS encoding bifunctional riboflavin kinase/FAD synthetase — MWRSLDDVPADLGPTVVTVGNFDGVHRGHRTLIARARAEADRLGIDLAAITFEPHPMAVLRPEHAPAMLTDVETRCALLAECGVDDVLVLPFSRDVAAWTPDQFVERVLLASLHARSVVVGANFRFGARAAGDVTTLREHGGFEVTGVRLDGGPQVWSSTYVRTCLAEGDVEGAAEALGRPYGVRGTVSRGDRRGRELGFPTANVPVTGQAVPADGVYAGWLRRLDDGSTDRLPAAISVGTNPTFAGERERRVEAYVLDRTDLDLYDARVEVSFVARLRGMVRFDGVDALVTAMKGDVARAREILAP, encoded by the coding sequence GTGTGGCGTTCCCTTGACGACGTGCCTGCCGACCTCGGGCCCACGGTGGTGACCGTCGGCAACTTCGACGGTGTTCACCGCGGGCACCGCACGCTGATCGCCCGAGCCCGTGCGGAGGCGGACCGGCTCGGCATCGACCTGGCCGCGATCACCTTCGAGCCGCACCCGATGGCGGTGCTCCGGCCCGAGCACGCGCCGGCGATGCTCACCGACGTCGAGACCCGCTGCGCCCTGCTCGCGGAGTGCGGCGTCGACGACGTCCTGGTGCTGCCGTTCTCCCGGGACGTCGCAGCGTGGACCCCCGACCAGTTCGTCGAGCGGGTGCTGCTGGCGAGTCTGCACGCACGGTCCGTGGTGGTCGGCGCCAACTTCCGCTTCGGCGCCCGGGCGGCCGGCGACGTGACGACGTTGCGGGAGCACGGAGGGTTCGAGGTCACCGGAGTGAGGCTCGACGGCGGACCGCAGGTCTGGTCGTCGACCTACGTGCGCACCTGTCTGGCGGAGGGCGACGTCGAGGGTGCCGCGGAAGCTCTCGGTCGGCCGTACGGCGTCCGGGGCACGGTGTCCCGGGGCGACCGGCGCGGCCGCGAGCTCGGGTTCCCGACAGCGAACGTGCCGGTCACGGGTCAGGCCGTCCCGGCGGATGGGGTGTACGCCGGCTGGCTGCGTCGCCTCGACGACGGGTCGACGGACCGGCTGCCGGCGGCGATCAGTGTCGGCACCAACCCGACCTTCGCCGGCGAGCGGGAGCGACGCGTGGAGGCCTACGTGCTGGACCGCACGGACCTCGACCTGTACGACGCCCGGGTGGAGGTGTCCTTCGTGGCGCGGCTGCGCGGGATGGTGCGCTTCGACGGTGTCGACGCCCTGGTCACCGCGATGAAGGGCGACGTGGCGAGAGCCCGGGAGATCCTCGCGCCCTGA
- a CDS encoding YlxR family protein: protein MRTCVGCRKRVTKRELLRVTLGADPTGRPAVVPDPSGTAPGRGAHLHPTTACLELAERRRALPRALRWSGSSALALDELWELVTLNRSSGGDARSPGQIR, encoded by the coding sequence ATGCGCACCTGTGTTGGATGCAGGAAGCGAGTCACCAAGCGTGAGTTGCTGCGAGTGACCCTCGGAGCGGACCCGACCGGCAGGCCCGCGGTCGTGCCCGACCCGTCGGGAACTGCGCCGGGCCGTGGAGCGCACCTGCACCCCACGACCGCGTGCCTGGAGCTCGCCGAGCGCCGCCGCGCACTACCCCGAGCCCTTCGCTGGTCCGGGAGCAGCGCGCTGGCCCTCGATGAGCTGTGGGAGCTGGTCACGCTCAACAGATCGAGCGGCGGGGACGCTCGATCACCAGGACAGATCCGATGA